The following coding sequences lie in one Kribbella sp. NBC_00709 genomic window:
- a CDS encoding YciI family protein yields MRYMLLHKTNDNLEAGNPPDPEILERADAVLEEMRQAGVLVLGEGLMPSSRGARITFPVPGQPRVMDGPFTETKELVAGVSIIRVDTKEEAVQWALRFAEADPYTPIDILEIAG; encoded by the coding sequence ATGAGGTACATGCTGCTGCACAAGACGAATGACAACCTCGAGGCGGGCAATCCGCCCGATCCGGAGATCCTCGAGCGGGCCGACGCTGTCCTCGAGGAGATGCGTCAGGCCGGGGTGCTGGTGCTCGGCGAGGGGCTGATGCCGAGCTCCCGGGGTGCGCGGATCACGTTCCCGGTGCCGGGTCAGCCGCGGGTGATGGACGGCCCGTTCACGGAGACCAAGGAGCTCGTCGCGGGCGTCTCGATCATCCGCGTCGACACCAAGGAGGAAGCCGTCCAGTGGGCCCTCCGCTTCGCCGAGGCCGACCCGTACACCCCGATCGACATCCTGGAGATCGCCGGCTAG
- a CDS encoding antibiotic biosynthesis monooxygenase family protein, whose protein sequence is MTTVELTRFRVPAEKTEELLAARTDMLKDFAADRAGFLGARLVQLPDNEWLDIVDWATPEDFATSREKGPNLPGIARFFAAIDSLVVAEEGVSAG, encoded by the coding sequence ATGACCACCGTCGAACTGACCCGCTTCCGCGTGCCGGCCGAGAAGACCGAGGAGCTGCTCGCCGCCCGGACCGACATGCTGAAGGACTTCGCGGCCGATCGCGCCGGATTCCTGGGCGCACGGCTGGTGCAGCTGCCGGACAACGAGTGGCTGGACATCGTCGACTGGGCGACGCCGGAGGACTTCGCCACATCACGCGAGAAGGGCCCGAACCTGCCGGGCATCGCCAGGTTCTTCGCGGCCATCGACTCCTTGGTGGTCGCCGAGGAAGGCGTCAGCGCGGGGTAG
- a CDS encoding ATP-binding protein has translation MTTEVLRPHAEVEYADELLALEAADDKPRPPAWQLSPSAVVTYLLGGTAGSTEISPKYVGPRRLIEVAVATLATDRALLLLGVPGTAKTWVSEHLAAAISGDSTLLVQGTAGTAEEAIRYGWNYAQLIAQGPSEAALVPSPVQRAMAEAKIARIEELTRMPSDVQDALITILSEKTLPIPELATEVQARKGFNVIATANDRDKGINELSSALRRRFNTVVLPLPESADDEVEIVSRRVAQLGSALELPQPDDALEEIRRVVTIFRELRSGRTEDGRTAVKSPSATLSTAEAISVVTGGLALAAHFGDGVLRPTDVAGGILGAVVKDPAADRVVWSEYLETVVRERDDWAPFYRACREIFG, from the coding sequence ATGACAACTGAAGTCCTTCGCCCGCATGCGGAAGTGGAGTACGCGGACGAGTTGCTGGCGCTCGAGGCCGCCGACGACAAGCCGCGTCCGCCGGCCTGGCAGCTGTCGCCGTCGGCGGTCGTCACCTATCTGCTCGGCGGGACGGCGGGCAGCACCGAGATCTCGCCGAAGTACGTCGGGCCGCGGCGGCTGATCGAGGTCGCGGTCGCCACCCTCGCGACCGACCGGGCCCTCCTGCTGCTCGGCGTACCGGGAACGGCGAAGACCTGGGTGAGTGAGCATCTCGCGGCCGCGATCAGCGGGGACTCGACGCTGCTCGTGCAAGGTACGGCGGGTACAGCGGAGGAAGCGATCCGTTATGGGTGGAACTACGCCCAGTTGATTGCCCAAGGCCCCAGTGAGGCCGCGCTCGTGCCGAGTCCGGTGCAGCGCGCGATGGCCGAGGCGAAGATCGCCCGGATCGAGGAGCTGACCCGGATGCCGTCCGACGTCCAGGACGCGCTGATCACGATCCTGTCCGAGAAGACGCTGCCGATCCCCGAGCTGGCCACGGAAGTCCAGGCCCGCAAGGGATTCAACGTCATTGCCACCGCCAATGATCGCGACAAGGGCATCAACGAGCTGTCGTCGGCGTTGCGGCGGCGCTTCAACACCGTCGTACTCCCGCTGCCGGAATCCGCGGACGACGAGGTGGAGATCGTCTCCCGCCGGGTCGCGCAGCTCGGTTCGGCGCTGGAACTGCCGCAGCCGGACGACGCGCTCGAAGAGATCCGCCGGGTGGTGACGATCTTCCGCGAACTGCGTTCCGGCCGGACCGAGGACGGTCGTACGGCGGTCAAGTCACCGTCCGCGACGTTGTCGACCGCGGAGGCGATCAGCGTGGTCACCGGCGGTCTCGCGCTCGCGGCGCATTTCGGCGACGGCGTACTGCGGCCGACGGATGTTGCCGGCGGCATCCTTGGCGCCGTCGTGAAGGATCCGGCCGCGGACCGGGTGGTGTGGTCGGAGTACCTCGAGACCGTCGTCCGCGAACGCGACGACTGGGCGCCGTTCTACCGGGCCTGCCGAGAGATCTTCGGATGA
- a CDS encoding SWIM zinc finger family protein: MGLWDAEQVLGLASDAASAKAGQGLARDEKWTGSGASERAVWGLCQGSGKQPYQTAVELSGPAYKCSCPSRKFPCKHALGLLLLWSAGSVQQGDEPEWVTSWLDQRAARADRPERKPGEVADPIAAQQRASRRTDRVSSGMAELKGWLDDQVRVGLGGFDQRAYTELSRLAARMVDAQAPGVAGAVRRAAAVVGRGHGWPGELLEELSLVHLIVSAHDRLADLPPSLADTVQTRIGWSTETARVLAEGEKVEDDWLALGRVIEPDDRLTVRRVWLRGATTGRLGLLLNFAAAGRPLDPLPARPGEHVPGALSFYPGALPMRALLTQTATRQPAPRPAGSTARQALASYVESLAANPWNERWPLVLQDVRPARQGDGWALVDADGDGLELLPGWDPWKLLAVSAGDPITVAGEWNRAGLRPMTCWHHDRPVIL, encoded by the coding sequence GTGGGGTTGTGGGACGCGGAGCAGGTGCTGGGGCTGGCGTCTGATGCTGCGTCCGCGAAGGCTGGGCAGGGGTTGGCCCGGGACGAGAAGTGGACCGGTAGCGGAGCGTCCGAGCGCGCGGTGTGGGGCCTCTGCCAGGGGAGCGGCAAGCAGCCGTACCAGACCGCGGTCGAGCTGAGCGGACCGGCGTACAAGTGCTCCTGTCCGAGCCGGAAGTTCCCGTGCAAGCATGCGCTGGGGCTGTTGCTGCTCTGGTCCGCCGGTAGCGTCCAGCAGGGCGATGAGCCTGAGTGGGTGACGTCATGGCTGGATCAGCGTGCCGCGCGGGCTGACCGGCCGGAGCGGAAGCCGGGTGAGGTTGCCGATCCGATCGCAGCCCAGCAGCGCGCGTCGCGGCGTACTGATCGGGTGTCGAGTGGCATGGCCGAGCTGAAGGGCTGGCTGGACGACCAGGTGCGGGTCGGGCTCGGCGGGTTCGACCAGCGGGCGTACACGGAGCTCAGCCGCCTCGCCGCGCGCATGGTCGACGCACAGGCGCCAGGAGTTGCCGGAGCGGTACGACGTGCAGCGGCCGTCGTCGGCCGCGGACACGGCTGGCCGGGCGAACTGCTCGAAGAGCTGTCCCTCGTTCACCTGATCGTCTCCGCCCACGACCGCCTCGCCGACCTCCCGCCGTCGCTCGCCGACACCGTGCAGACCAGGATCGGCTGGTCGACCGAGACCGCTCGCGTGCTGGCCGAGGGCGAGAAGGTCGAGGACGACTGGCTGGCCCTCGGCCGGGTGATCGAGCCCGACGACCGCCTCACCGTCCGCCGCGTCTGGTTGCGCGGGGCAACAACCGGTCGCCTCGGCCTGCTCCTCAACTTCGCGGCCGCCGGCCGGCCGCTCGACCCGCTCCCTGCCAGGCCGGGCGAGCACGTCCCCGGCGCACTCTCGTTCTATCCGGGCGCCCTCCCGATGCGAGCGCTCCTCACGCAGACGGCTACCCGCCAGCCAGCGCCGCGTCCGGCCGGATCGACAGCCCGGCAAGCGCTCGCGTCGTACGTCGAATCGCTCGCCGCCAACCCGTGGAACGAGCGCTGGCCGCTGGTGCTCCAGGACGTACGACCCGCCCGGCAGGGTGACGGCTGGGCGTTGGTGGACGCAGACGGGGACGGGCTCGAACTGTTGCCAGGCTGGGATCCCTGGAAGCTCCTCGCGGTGTCGGCCGGCGACCCGATCACGGTCGCGGGCGAGTGGAACCGCGCGGGCCTTCGCCCGATGACCTGCTGGCATCACGATCGGCCGGTGATCCTGTGA
- a CDS encoding TIGR03086 family metal-binding protein — protein MGEIAERYRRRADAFERKVAAVAVDQWENQSPCAKWTARDVVEHVVTMHAVMLVPVARKLEPSDDPLTAFQEARAAVEDVLDDPIAALTESDTPGGRLTAERHIDQVVSDDLVLHGWDLARATGQDETIDPVDLEPLWATAVAIPPELMAKYRTPGAFGEGIEVYGAEVPVPPDAPLQDRLLGLLGREP, from the coding sequence ATGGGCGAGATCGCGGAGCGGTACCGACGGCGGGCCGATGCGTTCGAGCGGAAGGTCGCGGCGGTCGCGGTCGACCAGTGGGAGAACCAGTCGCCGTGCGCGAAGTGGACCGCGCGGGACGTGGTCGAGCACGTCGTCACGATGCACGCGGTGATGCTGGTCCCGGTCGCGCGGAAGCTGGAGCCGTCGGACGATCCGCTGACCGCGTTCCAGGAGGCGCGCGCCGCGGTGGAGGACGTGCTCGACGACCCCATCGCCGCGCTGACCGAGAGCGACACCCCAGGCGGGCGGCTGACAGCCGAGCGGCACATCGACCAGGTGGTGTCCGACGACCTCGTCCTGCACGGCTGGGATCTCGCCCGCGCCACCGGCCAGGACGAGACGATCGACCCGGTCGACCTCGAGCCGCTCTGGGCGACCGCGGTCGCGATCCCACCGGAGCTGATGGCGAAGTACCGCACGCCTGGCGCCTTCGGCGAGGGCATCGAGGTGTACGGCGCCGAAGTACCCGTCCCGCCGGACGCCCCGCTCCAGGACCGGCTACTCGGGTTGCTCGGCCGCGAGCCGTGA
- a CDS encoding aldo/keto reductase → MRTVDLGRTGMRVSELGLGLASLGGMFAAVPQQQAVATIDRAWELGVRLFDTAPVYGYGLSEQRAGLALRGRPRGEFVLCSKVGRLIEPGGPDLQPLWAEPPAGLGPRLDYSYAATIRSLETSLERMGIDRIDILHIHDPELDYPAASTEAFRALVELRGRGTIGAISLGVNHADVAARFLRETQGVDCVLLAGRYTLLDQTGQDELLPLCEKLGIAVLAAGVFQGGVLADTADGAPHGYARVPPDVLRRIDVLRELCRRYDVPLLAAAVQFPLTHPAVPAVVVGARSPREITEIAAWLDLEIPEAFWGRLRSRL, encoded by the coding sequence ATGCGGACGGTGGACTTGGGGCGGACGGGGATGCGGGTCAGCGAGCTGGGGTTGGGGCTGGCATCGCTCGGAGGGATGTTCGCGGCCGTTCCGCAGCAGCAGGCGGTGGCGACGATCGATCGGGCCTGGGAGCTCGGGGTCCGCCTGTTCGACACCGCTCCGGTCTACGGGTACGGGTTGTCCGAGCAACGGGCCGGGCTGGCGTTGCGCGGGCGGCCACGCGGCGAGTTCGTGCTCTGCAGCAAGGTCGGGCGACTGATCGAGCCGGGCGGGCCGGATCTGCAGCCGCTCTGGGCCGAGCCGCCCGCCGGGCTCGGGCCGAGGCTCGACTACTCGTACGCCGCCACGATCCGCTCGCTCGAGACGAGCCTGGAGCGGATGGGCATCGACCGGATCGACATCCTGCACATCCACGACCCCGAGCTCGACTACCCGGCCGCGTCGACCGAAGCGTTCCGGGCTCTGGTCGAGCTCCGCGGCCGCGGCACGATCGGGGCGATCTCACTCGGCGTCAACCACGCCGATGTCGCGGCGCGCTTCCTCCGCGAGACCCAGGGCGTCGACTGCGTGCTCCTCGCCGGGCGGTACACGCTCCTCGACCAGACCGGCCAGGACGAGCTCCTGCCGCTGTGCGAGAAGCTCGGCATCGCGGTGCTCGCGGCCGGGGTGTTCCAGGGCGGTGTCCTCGCCGACACCGCGGACGGCGCACCGCACGGGTACGCGCGGGTCCCACCGGACGTCCTCCGCCGCATCGACGTACTGCGGGAGCTGTGCCGGCGATACGACGTACCGCTGCTGGCGGCTGCGGTGCAGTTCCCGTTGACGCATCCCGCCGTACCGGCCGTGGTCGTCGGGGCACGGAGCCCGCGGGAGATCACCGAGATCGCGGCGTGGCTCGATCTCGAGATCCCCGAGGCGTTCTGGGGCCGATTAAGGTCTCGGCTATGA
- a CDS encoding DUF5682 family protein, giving the protein MTVHLLGIRHHGPGSARAVATALAELEPDVVLIEGPPEADKIVELAASEEMEPPVALLAYAVDDSTHAAFWPFAVFSPEWQAIKYGLSAGVPVRFCDLPAAQQFGSRGGRSVSMDPLSTLAQAGGYDDPERWWDDVIESRRDGAEPFTVIADAMRELRHGEEATGREAQREAYMRMVLRKAIREGFERIAVVCGAWHVPALELPLPPATHDQRILKGLPKRKIACTWVPWTHGRLAATSGYGAGITSPGWYHHLFTAPDQITTRWLSKVAQVLRDEDLPVSSAHVIEAVRLADTLAALRERPLAGLSEVTEATRAVLCGGNDVLLDLVTREAVVGELLGSVPGETPQAPVAADLAAQARRLRMKRDATERVIELDLRKPNDVEKSRLLHRLRILGVDWGVPAVDERRAQGTFREMWRLTWDPGLEVELVAAGAHGTTVLGAATTVMLKAADSTTLADVTAALEKSLLADLADALPPLLQGIDTRAAADADVGHLMAALPALARASRYGDVRGTDTAGLAAVAGRMVSRVCAGLGRTVHGLDPDAAGAVQELIDGVQDATVLLAKDVQQEWLNTLEGLSDRASVPPLIRGRLTRLMLDTSRSPDHEVALRLGRALSPGTPTADAAGYVEGFLAGGGLLLVHDERLLALVDDWLGAIPDDAFVEVLPLLRRTFGTFAAPERRSIGARARVLADPSSLVVADDNDLDEELAATALPVVAQLLGVS; this is encoded by the coding sequence ATGACCGTTCATCTGCTCGGGATCAGGCACCACGGGCCCGGATCGGCGCGCGCGGTGGCGACCGCACTGGCCGAGCTCGAGCCTGACGTGGTGCTGATCGAGGGACCGCCGGAGGCCGACAAGATCGTCGAACTGGCGGCCTCGGAGGAGATGGAGCCGCCGGTCGCCTTGCTCGCGTACGCCGTCGATGACTCGACGCACGCCGCGTTCTGGCCGTTCGCGGTGTTCAGTCCCGAGTGGCAGGCGATCAAGTACGGGCTGAGCGCCGGGGTGCCGGTGCGGTTCTGCGACCTGCCCGCGGCGCAACAGTTCGGATCCCGAGGCGGACGCTCGGTGTCGATGGATCCGCTCTCGACACTGGCGCAGGCCGGCGGGTACGACGATCCCGAGCGCTGGTGGGACGACGTGATCGAGTCGCGGCGTGACGGCGCCGAGCCGTTCACGGTGATCGCCGACGCGATGCGCGAACTGCGTCACGGCGAGGAGGCGACCGGCCGCGAAGCGCAGCGCGAGGCCTACATGCGGATGGTGCTGCGCAAAGCGATCCGGGAGGGGTTCGAACGGATCGCGGTGGTCTGTGGCGCCTGGCATGTCCCGGCGCTGGAGCTGCCGTTGCCCCCGGCAACACACGACCAACGGATCCTGAAAGGCCTGCCGAAGCGGAAGATCGCCTGTACCTGGGTGCCGTGGACGCACGGCCGGCTCGCGGCAACGAGCGGGTACGGCGCCGGCATCACGTCACCCGGTTGGTACCACCATCTGTTCACCGCGCCGGATCAGATCACCACACGGTGGCTGTCCAAGGTCGCTCAGGTACTGCGGGACGAGGATCTGCCCGTCTCCAGTGCGCATGTGATCGAGGCGGTCCGCCTCGCAGACACCCTGGCAGCATTGAGGGAACGACCGCTCGCCGGGCTGAGTGAGGTGACCGAGGCGACGCGGGCAGTGCTCTGCGGTGGGAACGACGTACTGCTCGATCTCGTCACGCGGGAAGCGGTCGTCGGGGAGTTGCTCGGGTCCGTGCCGGGCGAGACGCCACAGGCTCCGGTCGCGGCGGACCTGGCCGCGCAGGCGCGGCGGCTGCGGATGAAGCGGGATGCGACCGAGCGAGTGATCGAGCTCGACCTGCGCAAGCCGAACGACGTGGAGAAGTCCAGACTCCTGCACAGGTTGCGGATTCTCGGTGTGGACTGGGGTGTGCCGGCCGTGGACGAGAGGCGGGCGCAGGGCACGTTCCGGGAGATGTGGCGCCTGACCTGGGATCCCGGCCTCGAGGTCGAGCTGGTTGCCGCAGGCGCGCACGGTACGACGGTGCTCGGCGCCGCGACGACCGTGATGCTGAAGGCGGCCGATTCGACCACATTGGCCGACGTCACGGCCGCGCTCGAGAAGTCCCTGCTCGCCGATCTCGCGGACGCGTTGCCGCCCTTACTGCAAGGGATCGACACCCGGGCGGCCGCCGATGCCGATGTCGGCCATCTGATGGCGGCACTCCCTGCCCTGGCGCGAGCATCCCGGTACGGCGACGTTCGTGGGACTGACACCGCCGGATTGGCCGCGGTTGCGGGGCGGATGGTCTCGCGGGTGTGCGCGGGGCTCGGCCGGACTGTCCACGGGCTCGACCCGGACGCGGCAGGCGCCGTACAGGAGCTGATCGACGGGGTACAGGACGCGACCGTGCTGCTCGCCAAGGACGTGCAACAGGAGTGGCTGAACACGTTGGAGGGGTTGAGCGATCGGGCCTCAGTGCCCCCGCTGATCCGGGGACGGTTGACGCGGCTGATGCTCGACACGTCGCGGTCGCCGGATCACGAGGTCGCGCTGCGGTTGGGGCGGGCGTTGTCTCCCGGTACGCCGACCGCGGACGCGGCCGGGTACGTCGAGGGATTCCTGGCCGGCGGCGGGTTGTTGCTGGTGCACGACGAGCGGCTGCTCGCGTTGGTGGACGACTGGCTGGGCGCGATCCCTGACGATGCGTTCGTGGAGGTCCTGCCGTTGTTGCGGCGTACGTTCGGGACGTTCGCGGCGCCGGAGCGGCGGTCGATCGGAGCGCGGGCGCGGGTGCTCGCGGACCCGAGTTCGCTAGTCGTTGCTGATGACAACGACCTCGACGAGGAGCTGGCCGCGACCGCGTTGCCGGTGGTCGCGCAGCTGCTGGGGGTCTCATGA
- a CDS encoding VWA domain-containing protein: MSDERMRRWRLVLGGEAEPETGTTLSAEDRSVDAALAALYDADEGESGTQRSSGLGSSAPRVARWLGDIRQYFPSTVVQVMQRDAVERLGITRMLMEPELLGAVEPDVHLVSTLLALNEVMPEETKQTARDVVGRVVAELEARLAERTRAAVTGALDRAGRTARPRHSDIDWDRTIRANLKHFSPTLGTIVPDRLVGYARRNHSVQRDIVLAIDQSGSMAESVVYASLFGAVLGSIRTLRTSLVVFDTAVVDLTDQLDDPVDVLFGTQLGGGTDINRALAYCEELVTKPAETVLVLISDLYEGGVREEMLRRARSLVESGVQVIALLALADSGTPSYDAENAAALADLGVPTFACTPDLFPDLMAAAIRHEDITGWAATNLT, translated from the coding sequence ATGAGTGACGAGCGGATGCGCCGCTGGCGGCTCGTGCTGGGTGGCGAGGCCGAGCCGGAGACCGGTACGACGCTGTCGGCCGAGGACCGGTCCGTCGACGCCGCGTTGGCTGCGTTGTACGACGCCGACGAGGGCGAGTCGGGGACGCAGCGGTCGTCCGGGCTGGGTTCGTCGGCGCCGCGGGTCGCGCGGTGGTTGGGCGACATCCGGCAGTACTTCCCGAGCACCGTCGTACAGGTGATGCAGCGGGATGCGGTCGAGCGGCTCGGCATCACGCGGATGCTGATGGAGCCGGAGCTGCTCGGCGCGGTCGAGCCCGACGTACATCTGGTCAGCACGCTGCTCGCGCTCAACGAGGTGATGCCCGAGGAGACCAAGCAGACCGCCCGGGACGTGGTCGGTCGGGTCGTCGCCGAGTTGGAGGCGCGGCTGGCGGAGCGTACGAGGGCCGCGGTCACGGGTGCGCTCGACCGGGCCGGGCGTACGGCGCGGCCGCGGCACTCGGACATCGACTGGGACCGGACGATCCGGGCGAACCTCAAGCACTTCTCGCCCACGCTCGGGACGATCGTGCCGGACCGGCTGGTCGGCTACGCGCGGCGGAACCACAGCGTGCAGCGGGACATCGTGCTGGCGATCGACCAGTCGGGGTCGATGGCGGAGTCGGTCGTGTATGCGTCGCTGTTCGGTGCTGTGCTCGGTTCGATCCGGACGTTGCGGACCAGTCTGGTGGTGTTCGACACCGCGGTCGTGGATCTGACCGATCAGCTCGACGACCCGGTCGACGTACTCTTCGGGACGCAGCTGGGCGGCGGGACGGATATCAATCGTGCGCTGGCGTACTGCGAGGAGCTGGTGACGAAGCCGGCCGAGACAGTGCTCGTCCTGATCTCCGACCTCTACGAGGGCGGGGTCCGGGAAGAGATGCTGCGGCGGGCGCGTTCCTTGGTGGAGTCCGGCGTACAGGTGATCGCTCTGCTGGCGCTTGCGGACTCGGGCACCCCGTCGTACGACGCCGAGAACGCGGCCGCGCTCGCGGATCTCGGCGTACCGACGTTCGCCTGCACACCGGACCTGTTCCCGGACCTGATGGCCGCCGCGATCCGGCACGAGGACATCACCGGCTGGGCAGCCACCAACCTGACCTGA
- a CDS encoding DUF5691 domain-containing protein produces the protein MKGWDGLVSSALLGTDRRPAHFEDLPEHIQERLGDGGLLDAAALATVYKRAGRKPLRELEPIPAAPGEDRPLPRSGAIRRLAAMLGGFQTSALGEWLRAADARGWGVPPEHLPALADYARHRAEYRPLVIAAAGRRARWLADLNPEWRYLHAAVAESNDPELWTHGNAIQRRTWLRVLRSQDPATAREALAEVWPTESAATRADFVSLLADGLSLQDEDFLESALDDRSREVRRVAARLLARVPGSQYGERMTERLHSHLTHTQGVLAVDLPRSLTQTMERDGIDSQNPERIGKRAWWFLQIVANTPLSAMDIAWLQLPVEGCAPAVLQAGWAEAAIREGGAPDPRVSAVEWARELLLMTADTGTRSPAELLRLLPPDEWARAVDTLRQTVDVTELVGGLPVPWPESLANMILDQLAKVGANRAWARLASIAARAVPPDVLDHPITREPIGEEDTWRRRLVETLTFRREMYEELS, from the coding sequence GTGAAGGGCTGGGACGGTCTGGTCAGCTCGGCGCTCCTCGGCACCGATCGCCGGCCCGCACACTTCGAGGATCTTCCAGAGCACATCCAGGAGCGCCTCGGCGACGGCGGCCTCCTCGATGCCGCCGCCCTCGCGACTGTCTACAAACGGGCCGGCCGCAAGCCCCTCCGCGAACTCGAGCCGATCCCAGCCGCCCCCGGTGAGGATCGGCCGCTGCCGCGTTCCGGCGCTATCCGTCGGCTGGCCGCGATGCTCGGCGGCTTCCAGACCTCCGCGCTCGGCGAGTGGTTGCGCGCCGCCGACGCCCGCGGCTGGGGTGTACCGCCCGAGCACCTGCCCGCGCTCGCGGACTACGCCCGTCATCGCGCCGAGTACCGTCCGCTCGTGATCGCAGCCGCCGGTCGTCGCGCGCGCTGGCTGGCGGATCTCAATCCCGAGTGGCGCTACCTCCACGCTGCCGTTGCTGAGAGCAACGACCCGGAGTTGTGGACGCACGGCAACGCCATCCAGCGCCGGACTTGGCTGCGCGTACTCCGCAGCCAGGACCCCGCCACAGCGAGGGAGGCGCTGGCGGAGGTTTGGCCGACCGAGTCCGCGGCCACCCGAGCCGACTTCGTCAGCCTCCTCGCCGACGGTTTGTCCTTGCAGGACGAGGATTTCCTGGAGTCTGCCCTCGACGACCGTTCCCGCGAGGTACGCCGGGTCGCCGCGCGCCTGCTCGCCCGGGTCCCGGGATCGCAGTACGGCGAACGCATGACCGAGCGCCTGCACTCGCACCTGACTCACACCCAGGGCGTGCTGGCGGTGGATCTGCCCCGGAGCCTTACACAGACGATGGAGCGCGACGGCATCGACTCCCAGAACCCGGAACGCATCGGCAAACGCGCCTGGTGGTTCCTGCAGATCGTTGCCAACACTCCCCTTTCGGCGATGGACATCGCCTGGCTCCAGCTGCCGGTGGAGGGCTGTGCGCCCGCGGTCCTGCAAGCCGGCTGGGCTGAGGCCGCCATTCGCGAGGGTGGCGCGCCAGATCCGAGAGTCAGTGCGGTGGAGTGGGCGAGGGAGCTGTTGCTGATGACCGCCGACACCGGGACGCGCAGTCCGGCAGAGCTGCTGCGACTACTCCCGCCCGACGAATGGGCCAGAGCTGTCGACACCCTGCGCCAGACCGTGGACGTCACCGAACTTGTCGGCGGGTTGCCGGTGCCGTGGCCGGAGTCCCTCGCCAACATGATCCTGGACCAGCTCGCCAAGGTCGGCGCCAACCGCGCCTGGGCCCGGCTCGCCAGCATCGCGGCCCGCGCCGTACCGCCCGACGTACTCGACCATCCGATCACCCGCGAACCCATCGGCGAGGAAGACACCTGGCGTCGCCGCCTGGTGGAGACCCTGACCTTCCGCCGCGAGATGTACGAGGAGCTGTCATGA
- a CDS encoding glycosyltransferase encodes MSTCVAIAVITFRRPALLRGLLTSLQAQELPSDSDYAIRIVVVDNDADGSAARVLEEFGEGTPYPIESVVEPEPGIPFAREKSVELCWNDDALIFVDDDEVAPPGWLKTLLQAWEKTGADVVTGPVKGNLPPGAPPWNHYSDVHDSTGKHTTGEELRKAYTNNTLVSRRVYHAVTPGFHPAFRYTGSSDLHFFLRVHRAGFRIVWCEEACIAEEVPVGRTTLHWLVRRAFRSGSGDTISRLLIRPGAISYLLVLAYASARVISAIGFALAGLLLGRKTHLLKAVRRFFSGVGSLAGIVGINHDEYRERHGSGHGPGPAYGGGAVPGDLAGGDGPGAARVADQRRSPLADHPDARLP; translated from the coding sequence ATGAGCACCTGCGTCGCCATTGCGGTGATTACCTTCAGGCGACCTGCTCTGTTGCGGGGGTTGTTGACCAGTTTGCAGGCTCAGGAGCTGCCCTCGGACTCCGATTACGCGATCCGGATCGTGGTGGTGGACAACGACGCGGACGGGTCCGCGGCCCGGGTACTGGAGGAGTTCGGCGAGGGTACGCCGTACCCGATCGAATCGGTGGTGGAGCCGGAGCCGGGTATCCCCTTCGCCCGCGAGAAGTCCGTCGAGCTGTGCTGGAACGACGACGCGCTGATCTTCGTGGACGACGACGAGGTCGCGCCCCCAGGCTGGCTCAAGACCCTCCTCCAGGCGTGGGAGAAGACGGGGGCTGACGTTGTCACCGGACCGGTGAAGGGCAACCTCCCGCCCGGCGCCCCGCCCTGGAACCACTACAGCGACGTCCACGACTCGACCGGCAAGCACACCACCGGCGAGGAGCTCCGCAAGGCGTACACGAACAACACCCTGGTCAGCCGCCGCGTCTACCACGCGGTCACGCCCGGCTTCCATCCCGCGTTCCGCTACACCGGCTCCAGCGACCTGCACTTCTTCCTCCGCGTGCACCGGGCCGGATTCCGGATCGTGTGGTGCGAGGAGGCGTGCATCGCCGAGGAGGTGCCGGTCGGCCGGACCACCCTGCACTGGCTGGTACGGCGGGCCTTCCGCTCCGGCAGCGGTGACACGATCAGCCGCCTGCTGATCCGACCGGGCGCGATCAGCTACCTGCTGGTGCTGGCCTATGCTTCGGCCCGGGTGATCTCGGCGATCGGGTTCGCCCTCGCCGGGCTGCTGCTCGGCCGGAAGACGCACCTGCTGAAGGCAGTCCGCCGGTTCTTCTCGGGCGTCGGCAGTCTCGCGGGGATAGTAGGGATCAACCATGACGAGTACCGGGAACGGCACGGGTCCGGCCACGGCCCCGGGCCGGCCTACGGTGGCGGAGCTGTGCCGGGCGATCTGGCAGGTGGAGACGGACCTGGAGCTGCTCGAGTGGCAGATCAACGGCGCTCACCCCTGGCCGATCATCCGGATGCGCGTCTTCCATGA